GATCTCCGTGTTCCTCGCCAAGGAGAAGCTGACCCTGGCCGAGGCCGACCTGGAGGCCGCGGACAAGCAGGCCAAGGCGAAGATGCGGCTGGCCGAGGGCATCCAGGCCGAGTCCGCCGCGGCGGGGCTCGCCACCGTGCGCGTGCGTGAAGCGGACGCGGTCGCCACGGAGAAGCTGGGCATGGCGCAGGTGCGCGTGAAGGAGGCCGAGGCCTCCGTCATCGAGAAGCAGGGCCAGGCGCAGGCTTCCGCGGTGCGCGAGAAGCTGCTCGCCGAGGCCGCTGGCGCGGAGCAGAAGGGCCTGGCCCACGCCCGCGTGCAGGAGGCCGAGGCCACCGCCATCCACAAGCGCGGCGAGGCGGAGGCGTTCGCCACGCGCGAGAAGCAGCTGGCCGAGGCCGCCGCCATCCAGGAGAAGCTGATGGCCGAGGCCCGGGGCCTGTCGGAGAAGGCCGCCGCGATGAAGGCCCTGGACGGCGTGGGCCGCGAGCACGAGGAGTACCGCCTGCGCCTCCAGAAGGAGCGCGACGTGGAGCTGGCCGCCATCAACGTCCGCAAGGAGATTGCCCAGGCCCAGGCCACCGTCCTGGCCCAGGCCTTCACCAACGCGAAGTTCCAGATCGTCGGCGGCGACGGGAAGTTCTTCGAGAACTTCGTCAAGGCCGTGTCCGTCGGCAGCTCGGTGGACGGCGCGCTGGAGCACAGCGAGTCGCTGAAGAAGGCGCTCGGCGGCTACCTCAACGGTGAGAAGGACCTGCCGGCGGACCTGAAGGAGATCCTCTCCAAGCCGGGCCTCAGCAACGACGCGCAGAACCTGGCCGTCGCGGCGCTGCTCAACCGGATGTCGGTGAGCCCCACGGAGTCCACCGCCGCCGGCATCAAGGCGCTGGTGCAGTCGGAAGCCGCGGCCCTCGCGCAGAAGCAGCAGGGCTGAAAGCCTCCCGCCAATCGCAACTCCCTTTCCGGTGAACATCCATGGCAACTGACAGCACCAAGACCCCGGGCGCCCAGGCGCCCGGGGGCGAGGCGACGCTGGAGGGCGGCAGCTACGAGGTCATCCGCGCGCGCCTCCTCTCCCAGGCGGACGCGCTGGCGACCCAGGCGAACGACCTCAACGCCCGGCGCAAGGCGCTGTTCGGCGGCACGGAGCTCACCGTCATCGGCAATGAGCGGGTGCGCACGGAGAACAACTGCGTCCCCCGCGACATCGTCAGCGTCGGGAAGTACCTCCTCTTCGGCTACAACGTCTTCATCGGCCTGAAGAAGGAGACGAACGTCTCGGACGTCTTCTCGCTGCACCGCTTCGAGAAGACGGCCGAGGGGTTCGACCTCTCCGCCGTGCCTCCCACGGAGGCCGGCGGCTTCCTCGCGGACCCCCGGTTCGTGAAGGACTTCAGCGAGCTGTACAAGTACTACAAGGACGCGAAGCTCTTGCAGCTGCGGCGGCGGGACTCGCGCCTGCTCGCGGTGTTCCAGACGGGCCAGTCCGCGCGCGACCTCAAGGTCTTCCGCTTCAACGTGGACGTGGAGGGCCGCGCCACCTACGTGGACAACCAGGGTGAGCGCGACCACGTCTACCCGCCGTCCCACGACTTCGAGTGGACGGTGGCCACGCGCGAACAGTACGTGCTGGGCCAGCACCCGCACGTCAACGTGCTGGATCAGGTCTTCGTGGAGACGGTGAAGGGCGACCTCACCGTGAAGGTGGAGGACAACACCACCACCGGCCTGGGCATCTACAGCGAGCCGGTGGACGACCCGGATCAGTCGCTGGACGACGCGGAGTTCGCCTGGACGCAGGTGGGCGGGCTCATCCTCCTGCGCATCCTCCCGTTCCGGGAGAAGGCGCACCGCTACCTCGTCTTCAACTCGCGCACCCAGCACGTGGTGCGCATCGACGCCATCGGCCAGTCGTGCGTGCGGCTGCCGGAGGACCAGGGCATCGTCTTCCCGGGCGGCTACTACCTGCAGACGGGCGACTACAAGGTCTTCGACGGCGCGTCGGAGGGCATGGAGTTCCACCAGGCGGTGCGCTCGCCCAACGGCGAGGACGTGCTCTACGTCTTCCACCGCCGGGATGATGGCGCCTACGTGCTCTTCCCGTACAACCTGGTGCGCAAGGAGGTCCAGACGCCGCTGCAGGCCAACGGCATGAGCCTCTTCGCGGACGGCGGGCTGGTGGTGTTCCGCGCCACGTCGCAGGAGCCCACGCGCGTGCACCCCATGCAGGTGTGGCAGACGCCGTTCGTCTCCGACGAGCACGCGGCGAAGCTGCCCCCCGCGCCGGGCTACCTGGGCAAGGTGGGCAACGCCGAATTGGTGCGCGGCATCAGCGACGCGCTGACGCTGCCGCGCGTGGCGAAGACGGACAAGCCCACGCGCCGCACCTACGAGGACCTGGTCAACGCGGCCACGCGGGCCCTGGACGCCTACTACTGGCTGTCCCACGCGGAGGTGGGGCTCCAGGAGCCCATCGAGCTTTTGCGCCGCACCTCCGAGCTCATCATCGATGAGTTCGAGAAGGTCCTCGCGATGCGCAAGCGCGCGGAGGAGTCGCTCGCGCAGGCGATGCAGACGCAGGAGACGCTCCTGCTCAACGCGCAGCCGGAAGGCCTCACGGACGCGGAAGGGTTCATGCGCGCGCTGGCGGACCTGCGCCGGCACCGCGGGCACCTGATCACGTTGAAGGACATCCGCTACATGGACCTGGGGCGCGTGGACGCCCTGGAGCAGGCGGTGGTGGCCGCGTCCGACGCGGTGAGCACCGCGTGCGTGGACTTCCTCCAGAAGGGCGAGGCGCTCCAGCCCCTGGCCTCGCGGCTGGACGGGCTGCTGGAGCGGCTGGAGCCGCTGACGACGACGGCTGAGCTGGCCCCGCTGGCCGAGGACGTGGACCGCACCGGCCAGGGCCTGGAGGTGCTGGGGGAGGTGGTGGGCGGGCTCCAGGTGGGGGATCCGCTGGCCCGGGCCAGAATCCTGGAGGGCATCTCCGAGCTGTTCAGCCGCCTGAACCGCGTTCGCGCGGGGCTCCAGGCGAAGCGCAAGGAGCTGTCCGGCAAGGAGAAGCGCGCGGAGTTCGGCGCGCAGTTCAAGCTGCTGGGCCAGAGCATCGAGAACGCGCTGTCGCAGGCGGACTCGCCGGAGAAGTGCGACGAGGCGCTCTCCAAGCTCACCGTGCTGCTGGAGGAGCTGGAGGGCCGCTTCGGCGAGTTCGACGAGTTCCTGGGGCAGATCACCCAGAAGCGCGAGGAGCTGCTGGAGGCCTTCGGCGCGCGCAAGCAGGCGCTGGTGGACGAGCGTCAGCGCCGGGCCTCGGGCCTCTTCGGCGCGGCGGAACGCATCCTCCAGGGCGTGCAGCGCCGGGCGAAGTCGTTCAAGGCGGACGACGAGCTCAACGCCTACTTCGCGTCCGACGCGATGATCCTCAAGCTGCGGCAGCTGTCCGAACAGCTGCTGGCGCTCCAGGACAGCGTGCGCGCGGACGAAGTGCTGTCGCGCGTGAAGTCCGCGAAGCAGGACGCCCTGCGCGCCCTGCGCGACAAGCAGGACCTGTTCGAGGGTGGCGAAGGCCTCATCAAGCTGGGGCCCTATCGCTTCCACGTGAACACGCAGCCGCTGGAGCTGACGCTCGTCCCTCGCGACGGCGCGCTGTACCTCCAGCTCACCGGCTCCGACTACACCCAGAAGCTGGAGGACCCGGAGCTGCTCAAGTACCGCGAGCTCTGGGATCAACACCTGGTCTCCGAGACGCGCGACGTGTACCGCGCGGAGTACCTGGCCGCGGGCCTGCTGATGGACGCGGAGGAGGGGAAGGGCGGCCTCACGCTCGCGGCGCTGTATGAGGCCGGCGCGCAGGGGCAACTGCTGGATCGCGTGCGCGCGTACGCGGCGGAGCGCTTCGACGAGGGCTACGAGCGCGGCGTGCACGATGCGGACGCGACGGCGCTCCTGGAGAAGCTGCTCGCGCTGCACCAGGGCGCGGGCCTCTTGCGCTTCGCCCCGGTGCCCCGCGCCTGGGCGGCGCTGTACTGGGCGTTCGACCCGGACGACGCGCTGCGCGGCGTGTTCCACCGGCGCGCGCGCAGCCTCGCGCGGCTGCGGCAGGCGTTCGACATCGGCTCGGACCTGGTGGCGCTGGGGGATGAACTGGGCGAGCGCGTGCTTGCGTTCCTCCAGGGGCATGGCCTCACGGCCTCGCCCGCGGAGGGCCGGCAGGCGGGCCGCTACCTCGTGGAGGAGCTGGCGGTGGACCGCCCCCGCTTCACCACCAGCCGCGAGGCCCTGGCGCTGAAGGATGCCTTCCTCGCGCACCTGGACCGCCACGGCTCGCGCGCCGCGTTCGACGACGACCTGCGCGGCCTGGAGAAGAACCTGCCGGAGCGCCTGCGCATCGCCCGCGCCTGGGTGGACGCGTTCCTGGCCCGCCGTGAAGGCGGCCCGGGCGAGGCGGCCCACGTCGCGCT
The sequence above is drawn from the Corallococcus sp. NCRR genome and encodes:
- a CDS encoding DNA repair ATPase; this translates as MATDSTKTPGAQAPGGEATLEGGSYEVIRARLLSQADALATQANDLNARRKALFGGTELTVIGNERVRTENNCVPRDIVSVGKYLLFGYNVFIGLKKETNVSDVFSLHRFEKTAEGFDLSAVPPTEAGGFLADPRFVKDFSELYKYYKDAKLLQLRRRDSRLLAVFQTGQSARDLKVFRFNVDVEGRATYVDNQGERDHVYPPSHDFEWTVATREQYVLGQHPHVNVLDQVFVETVKGDLTVKVEDNTTTGLGIYSEPVDDPDQSLDDAEFAWTQVGGLILLRILPFREKAHRYLVFNSRTQHVVRIDAIGQSCVRLPEDQGIVFPGGYYLQTGDYKVFDGASEGMEFHQAVRSPNGEDVLYVFHRRDDGAYVLFPYNLVRKEVQTPLQANGMSLFADGGLVVFRATSQEPTRVHPMQVWQTPFVSDEHAAKLPPAPGYLGKVGNAELVRGISDALTLPRVAKTDKPTRRTYEDLVNAATRALDAYYWLSHAEVGLQEPIELLRRTSELIIDEFEKVLAMRKRAEESLAQAMQTQETLLLNAQPEGLTDAEGFMRALADLRRHRGHLITLKDIRYMDLGRVDALEQAVVAASDAVSTACVDFLQKGEALQPLASRLDGLLERLEPLTTTAELAPLAEDVDRTGQGLEVLGEVVGGLQVGDPLARARILEGISELFSRLNRVRAGLQAKRKELSGKEKRAEFGAQFKLLGQSIENALSQADSPEKCDEALSKLTVLLEELEGRFGEFDEFLGQITQKREELLEAFGARKQALVDERQRRASGLFGAAERILQGVQRRAKSFKADDELNAYFASDAMILKLRQLSEQLLALQDSVRADEVLSRVKSAKQDALRALRDKQDLFEGGEGLIKLGPYRFHVNTQPLELTLVPRDGALYLQLTGSDYTQKLEDPELLKYRELWDQHLVSETRDVYRAEYLAAGLLMDAEEGKGGLTLAALYEAGAQGQLLDRVRAYAAERFDEGYERGVHDADATALLEKLLALHQGAGLLRFAPVPRAWAALYWAFDPDDALRGVFHRRARSLARLRQAFDIGSDLVALGDELGERVLAFLQGHGLTASPAEGRQAGRYLVEELAVDRPRFTTSREALALKDAFLAHLDRHGSRAAFDDDLRGLEKNLPERLRIARAWVDAFLARREGGPGEAAHVALETAVALLTERKLDRETAGALTATEATGLLGSHPRIQDRKLSLRLDEFLARLGEFRQVRVPAYVAYRAYLRDLLDRERRKLRLEELTPKVLTSFVRNRLIDEVYLPLIGANLAKQLGAAGEGKRTDRMGMLLLMSPPGYGKTTLMEYVASRLGLTFVKVNGPALGHSVMSLDPSEAPNATARQEVERINLSFEMGNNVMLYLDDIQHTDPELLQKFISLCDGQRRVEGVWNGQTRTYDLRGKKFCVVMAGNPYTETGERFRIPDMLANRADTYNLGDILDGKEELFALSYLENALTSNPVLAPLATRDPQDVHRLIRMAKGEDVPSGELKHGYAAAELQEIIAVFQRLFRVQQVLLKVNLQYIASAAQDERFRTEPPFKLQGSYRNMGKMAEKVVSAMTDDELERRIDDHYQGESQTLTTAAEQNLLKLAEMRGRLTPEKAKRWEEIKQGFARVKRMGGKEDDPVARVTGQLGAIEEQLGSVRDAVVQAAAQANAPSEDTPVAPHLEALREAVLEVARVSREAAQKPPAPVQVSLPAMPAPVAQAPATDLAPYLKHLAQLLKALTERVAAQAEEAPTLRNAPMPQAPAPDFGPYMAQLSKAITALADRPVSVSLPSQAESLQRAANGPSPAELSRQIELVEGALLPLERAARRNVQGEGEGIKALQVWQGVTEALELLRGMLRR